A DNA window from Loxodonta africana isolate mLoxAfr1 chromosome 7, mLoxAfr1.hap2, whole genome shotgun sequence contains the following coding sequences:
- the LOC100669415 gene encoding putative tripartite motif-containing protein 49B: protein MDYKVFGNYRGLQKTNNVECKQVIDINKYSNFLQNEFFCSICMSENAAAPLSSSVLIYFTFLPLSISGSNIFNISFFNAHLHGFFLQQKLLKQMRAVWEKTQENQRNLNRETNKIRTWEHFTDLMKRSELVQLHVPQPLNPEISSWPITGLINRLTRFQVYISLDHEIVTCDVPVFEDLRRVLFSGDHLDVDHNSTRSKSFLAWGAQTFISGKYYWEVDVGHCWNWVIGLCNDSWTMSNDMLVSSEGIFLLFCVKENNQYSLFTSSPLLPQYVERPLGHAGVFLDYELGVVSFVNVNNGTLICSLLSCSFSSPLRPFLCCGPQGSGTVQKLVHV, encoded by the exons AAACAAGTATTCCAACTTCCTCCAGAATGAATTCTTCTGCTCCATCTGCATGAG TGAAAATGCAGCAGCTCCTCTGAGCTCTTCAGTGCTCATTTACTTCACATTTCTGCCCCTCTCCATCAGTGGATCCAATATCTTCAATATTAGCTTCTTTAATGCCCACCTTCAtggtttttttttgcagcaaaaGCTCCTCAAACAAATGAGGGCAGTATGGGAAAAGAcacaagaaaatcagagaaatctTAACAGAGAAACCAACAAAATCAGAACTTGGGAG CATTTCACAGACCTGATGAAAAG GAGTGAGTTGGTGCAGCTGCACGTGCCCCAACCACTGAACCCAGAGATCAGTTCGTGGCCCATCACTGGATTGATAAACAGGCTCACTCGTTTCCAAG TGTATATTTCGTTGGACCACGAAATAGTCACTTGCGATGTTCCCGTGTTTGAAGATCTGAGACGTGTGCTCTTTAGCGGTGATCATCTCGATGTGGACCACAATTCAACAAGATCTAAGAGTTTTCTTGCCTGGGGAGCCCAGACCTTTATATCCGGCAAATATTACTGGGAGGTGGATGTGGGGCACTGTTGGAACTGGGTTATTGGACTTTGTAATGATTCTTGGACAATGAGCAACGACATGCTGGTTAGCTCCGAGggaatttttctacttttttgtgtCAAAGAGAACAATCAGTACAGTCTCTTTACCTCATCCCCACTCTTACCTCAGTATGTAGAAAGACCTCTAGGACACGCAGGGGTGTTTCTGGATTATGAACTCGGTGTAGTGAGCTTTGTTAATGTGAATAACGGTACCCTCATTTGTAGTTTGCTTTCATGTTCCTTCTCTTCCCCTCTCAGGCCTTTCCTTTGCTGTGGACCCCAAGGATCAGGGACAGTTCAGAAACTTGTCCATGTCTGA